In Paracoccus fistulariae, a single window of DNA contains:
- a CDS encoding zinc ribbon domain-containing protein, producing the protein MPTPQTEYRYPCENCGASLRFQPGQDVLVCDYCGHEQRIGEGPGRAPARQSLGGAEGEAAILADPETGRALQWDAGHKSPELVEIPLEQGLRLDKGSEIALEIRTLSCPNCGAQLELDGANHSGTCPFCATPVVTDTGTTRKIKPQGVLPFRLTEEQAHRAMEDWMGDLWFAPSGLVAYARKGEKLRGVYSPYWTFDANTQSEYSGQRGDYYYETVYVTQLVDGETRRVAQQVQKIRWRRAAGRVARRFNDVLVLASASLPRRFIDALTPWDLSHLRPYRPDYLAGLEAEGYTIPLAEGHQNARREMAGVIMNDARRDIGGDVQRVDRISTRHSAETFKHVLLPVWTAAYRYNGKSYRFVVNGQSGRVMGERPWSAWKIAGAVFAGLLALAILLYFAASNGYVDFGSGVPSPDYVIQGY; encoded by the coding sequence ATGCCCACGCCGCAGACCGAATATCGCTATCCCTGCGAGAATTGCGGGGCCAGCCTGCGGTTTCAGCCCGGGCAGGATGTGCTGGTCTGCGACTATTGCGGGCATGAGCAGCGCATCGGCGAGGGTCCCGGCCGCGCCCCCGCGCGGCAATCGCTCGGCGGGGCCGAGGGCGAGGCCGCGATCCTTGCCGATCCCGAAACCGGGCGTGCTTTGCAATGGGATGCGGGCCATAAATCCCCCGAACTGGTCGAGATCCCGCTGGAACAGGGGCTGCGGCTGGACAAGGGGTCAGAGATCGCGCTTGAGATCCGCACCCTGTCCTGCCCCAATTGCGGCGCGCAACTTGAACTTGACGGCGCAAACCATTCCGGCACCTGCCCTTTCTGCGCCACGCCCGTCGTCACCGACACCGGCACCACGCGCAAGATCAAGCCCCAGGGCGTGCTGCCCTTTCGCCTGACCGAGGAACAGGCCCATCGCGCGATGGAGGACTGGATGGGCGATCTGTGGTTCGCGCCTTCGGGGCTGGTGGCCTATGCCCGCAAGGGCGAAAAGCTGCGCGGCGTCTATTCGCCCTATTGGACCTTCGACGCCAATACGCAATCCGAATATTCCGGCCAGCGCGGCGATTATTATTACGAAACCGTCTATGTCACCCAGCTGGTCGACGGCGAGACGCGGCGCGTGGCGCAGCAGGTTCAGAAGATCCGCTGGCGTCGTGCGGCGGGCAGGGTCGCGCGGCGCTTCAACGATGTGCTGGTGCTGGCCTCGGCCTCGCTGCCACGGCGCTTTATCGACGCGCTGACCCCCTGGGATCTGTCGCATCTGCGGCCCTATCGCCCGGATTATCTGGCCGGGCTTGAGGCCGAGGGCTATACCATCCCTCTGGCCGAGGGGCATCAGAATGCGCGCCGCGAAATGGCCGGTGTGATCATGAACGACGCGCGCCGCGATATCGGCGGCGATGTGCAGCGGGTCGACCGGATCAGCACCCGGCATTCGGCCGAGACTTTCAAACATGTCCTGCTGCCGGTCTGGACCGCCGCCTATCGCTATAACGGCAAAAGCTATCGCTTTGTCGTCAACGGCCAGTCCGGTCGGGTCATGGGCGAACGTCCCTGGTCCGCCTGGAAAATCGCCGGCGCTGTATTTGCTGGACTGTTAGCGCTTGCAATCCTGCTCTATTTTGCCGCATCCAACGGATATGTCGATTTTGGTTCGGGCGTGCCATCGCCCGATTACGTTATTCAAGGCTATTGA
- a CDS encoding toxic anion resistance protein, producing MTDETRRRAEAALKDIEEVTSVVLPEPESDSTPAPTHDPQVAAEVRRRMDEINLEDTGSIVRFGTRAQAGLQEISQKMLADVKSKDVGPAGESLREIVTTIRGFSTSELDMRRTRSWWEKLLGRSAPFAKFVANYEEVQTQIDRVTVELERHEGVLLKDIKALDQLYEQTLNFYDELALYIAAGNEKLAELDSTTIPALEARVKSVPEDDQVMQAQELRDLRAARDDLERRVHDLKLTRQVTMQSLPSIRLVQENDKSLVTKINSTLVNTVPLWETQLAQAVTIQRSGEAARAVKEASDLTNELLTRNADNLRQANATIRAETERGVFDIESVKSANAQLIATIEDSLRIADEGRARRAAAEEDLEKMESDLRDTLARATAARQTDGSQQLR from the coding sequence ATGACCGATGAAACGCGCCGCCGCGCAGAAGCTGCCTTGAAGGATATCGAAGAGGTCACCTCGGTGGTGCTGCCGGAACCGGAATCGGACAGCACCCCCGCACCGACCCACGATCCGCAGGTCGCAGCCGAAGTCCGCCGCCGCATGGATGAGATCAATCTGGAAGATACCGGATCCATCGTGCGGTTCGGCACGCGGGCGCAGGCGGGCCTGCAAGAGATCAGCCAGAAGATGCTGGCCGATGTCAAAAGCAAGGATGTCGGCCCGGCCGGCGAAAGCCTGCGCGAAATCGTCACCACCATTCGCGGCTTTTCGACCTCGGAACTGGATATGCGGCGCACGCGCAGCTGGTGGGAAAAGCTGCTGGGACGCTCGGCCCCCTTCGCGAAATTTGTCGCCAATTATGAAGAGGTGCAGACCCAGATCGACCGCGTGACGGTTGAACTGGAACGCCATGAGGGCGTTTTGCTGAAAGATATCAAGGCGCTGGATCAGCTTTATGAACAGACGCTGAATTTCTATGATGAACTGGCGCTGTATATCGCGGCGGGCAATGAGAAGCTGGCCGAACTGGACAGCACGACCATTCCCGCGCTGGAAGCCAGGGTCAAATCCGTGCCTGAAGACGATCAGGTGATGCAGGCGCAGGAACTGCGCGACCTGCGCGCCGCGCGTGACGATCTGGAACGCCGCGTCCATGACCTGAAGCTGACCCGGCAGGTGACGATGCAATCGCTGCCCTCGATCCGGCTGGTGCAGGAAAATGACAAATCGCTGGTGACCAAGATCAACAGCACGCTGGTCAATACCGTGCCGCTGTGGGAAACCCAGCTGGCGCAGGCCGTCACCATCCAGCGCAGTGGCGAGGCCGCCCGCGCGGTCAAGGAAGCCAGCGACCTGACCAACGAACTGCTGACCCGCAATGCCGACAATCTGCGTCAGGCCAATGCCACGATTCGCGCCGAGACCGAGCGCGGCGTCTTTGACATCGAATCCGTCAAAAGCGCCAATGCTCAGCTGATCGCAACCATCGAAGACAGCCTTCGCATCGCGGATGAGGGGCGCGCCCGCCGCGCCGCCGCCGAAGAGGATCTGGAAAAGATGGAATCCGATCTGCGCGACACGCTGGCCCGGGCCACCGCCGCGCGGCAGACGGATGGCAGCCAGCAACTCCGATAA
- a CDS encoding glutathione S-transferase family protein translates to MTAQLWCFGESGNAYKAALTMELAGYDWSPVYVDFFNGEARSPEFRALNEMCEVPVFREGDLTLTQSAVIQLHIAETTGKFLGADRNEVLRWLMFDNHKLSGQAGPVRFLMNFLPPEKRPQPAIDFLQGRLKATYQVLNSHLEGRDWVADSAPTIADFACCGYLFYPEPFGFDRKDWPHIDRWLDGIAALPGWKHPYDLMPGSPADRA, encoded by the coding sequence ATGACCGCGCAACTTTGGTGTTTTGGTGAAAGCGGCAATGCCTACAAGGCCGCGCTGACAATGGAACTGGCCGGATATGACTGGTCGCCCGTCTATGTCGATTTTTTCAATGGCGAGGCCCGCAGCCCGGAATTTCGGGCTTTGAACGAGATGTGCGAGGTTCCCGTCTTCCGCGAGGGCGATCTGACGCTGACGCAATCGGCCGTGATCCAGCTGCATATCGCCGAAACGACCGGCAAATTCCTTGGTGCTGACCGCAACGAGGTTCTGCGCTGGCTGATGTTCGACAATCACAAGCTGTCGGGTCAGGCGGGGCCGGTTCGTTTCCTGATGAATTTCCTGCCGCCCGAAAAACGCCCGCAACCCGCCATCGACTTTCTGCAGGGGCGGCTGAAGGCTACCTACCAGGTGCTCAACAGCCATCTGGAGGGTAGAGACTGGGTCGCAGACAGCGCTCCGACCATCGCCGATTTCGCCTGCTGCGGCTATCTGTTTTACCCCGAGCCCTTCGGCTTTGACCGCAAGGACTGGCCCCATATCGACCGTTGGCTGGACGGCATCGCGGCCCTGCCCGGCTGGAAACATCCCTATGATCTGATGCCCGGCAGCCCTGCCGACCGGGCGTAA
- a CDS encoding helix-turn-helix domain-containing protein has protein sequence MKLLDISEVASASGLSVPTLRYYEDQGLISSAGRHGLRRQYLPGVLMQLTLINMGKSAGFSLTEIAAMFNKDGLPALPRDELHRRADQLERQMQELAVLIRALRHVADCTAPSHLECPSFQRLMRASDRVQKRRATKNGDRKAPV, from the coding sequence ATGAAACTTCTGGATATATCAGAGGTCGCCTCGGCCAGCGGCCTATCGGTCCCGACCTTGCGCTATTACGAGGATCAGGGGCTGATTTCCTCGGCGGGTCGGCATGGGCTGCGGCGGCAGTATCTGCCCGGCGTGCTGATGCAACTGACGCTGATCAATATGGGGAAATCGGCGGGATTTTCGCTGACCGAGATTGCGGCCATGTTCAACAAGGACGGCCTGCCCGCCCTGCCAAGGGATGAGCTTCACCGCCGCGCCGATCAGTTGGAGCGGCAGATGCAAGAGCTTGCCGTCCTGATCAGGGCGCTGCGCCATGTGGCCGATTGCACGGCGCCGTCGCATCTGGAATGCCCCAGCTTTCAGCGCCTGATGCGGGCAAGTGACAGGGTACAGAAACGGCGCGCAACGAAAAACGGGGACCGCAAGGCCCCCGTTTGA
- a CDS encoding DUF2927 domain-containing protein, whose translation MFHRSALTSLRHLPLAALLALAACSEAPPTDTAPRPAPRPAVAAGDDLKAAEQARLRKARAERNRAANAAAAVAARNASASTTANREFYARAEAALLAEGRLRRDRVPQDAPITAEHLAQDFIEIALYDEYRRDGDRLVPGATSAPLRRWQDAVRFQLEYGASTDVATRRAVRVEVSDYAARLSGVTRHPMQVVDISGNFVILLLTEDERRSLGPRLEQLVPGIPASDVDLIRDLDRQNYCTVFAYSRGNSAVYARAVALVRAELPPMLRKSCFHEELAQGLGLSNDSPNARPSIFNDDEEFALLTRHDELLLQILYDRRLRPGMTEVEARPIVLTIARELLGTST comes from the coding sequence ATGTTCCACCGTTCCGCCCTGACCTCTTTGCGTCATCTGCCCCTTGCGGCGCTTCTGGCCCTTGCGGCCTGCAGCGAGGCGCCGCCGACCGATACGGCGCCGCGCCCGGCGCCGCGCCCTGCCGTCGCGGCCGGGGATGACCTGAAGGCTGCGGAACAGGCGCGGCTGCGCAAGGCCCGCGCCGAACGTAACCGCGCCGCCAATGCCGCCGCCGCAGTGGCGGCGCGCAATGCCAGCGCCAGCACCACGGCCAATCGCGAGTTCTATGCCCGGGCCGAGGCCGCCTTGCTGGCCGAGGGTCGGCTGCGCCGCGATCGCGTGCCGCAAGACGCCCCGATTACGGCCGAGCATCTGGCGCAGGATTTCATCGAAATCGCGCTCTATGACGAATATCGGCGTGATGGCGACCGGCTGGTGCCCGGCGCGACGTCGGCGCCCTTGCGGCGCTGGCAGGACGCGGTGCGCTTTCAACTGGAATACGGCGCCTCGACCGATGTGGCCACGCGCCGCGCCGTGCGGGTCGAGGTCAGCGATTATGCCGCGCGGCTGTCAGGCGTCACGCGCCATCCGATGCAGGTCGTCGATATCAGCGGCAATTTCGTCATCCTGCTGCTGACCGAGGATGAGCGTCGCAGCCTTGGCCCGCGTCTGGAACAGCTTGTCCCCGGCATCCCCGCCTCTGACGTGGATCTGATCCGCGATCTGGACCGTCAGAATTACTGCACGGTCTTTGCCTATTCGCGGGGCAATTCGGCGGTCTATGCGCGTGCCGTGGCGCTGGTCCGGGCGGAACTGCCGCCGATGCTGCGCAAATCCTGTTTCCACGAGGAACTGGCACAGGGCCTTGGCCTGTCCAATGACAGCCCGAACGCACGGCCCTCGATCTTCAACGATGATGAGGAATTCGCCCTTCTGACCCGGCATGACGAATTGCTGCTGCAGATCCTCTATGACCGCCGCCTGCGCCCCGGCATGACCGAGGTCGAGGCACGGCCCATCGTGCTGACCATCGCAAGAGAGCTTTTGGGAACCTCGACCTGA
- a CDS encoding SPFH domain-containing protein, producing MGILDILGGEFIEIIEWTDDTRNTMVYRFPTVGKAIKYGAKLTVREGQAAVFVHEGQLADVFGPGLYLLETNNLPILTRLQHWDHGFRSPFKSEIYFVNTTRFNDLKWGTKNPVMARDPEFGPVRLRAFGTYSMRVTDPARFMAEIVGTDGDFTTDEITFQIRNVIVQEFSRMIASSGIPVLDMAANTDELGKLVARAIAPVVGEYGLTLPEFYIENISLPEAVEKVLDKRTSMGIIGDLDRFGQYAASEAMLNASQNQGGAGAGMGAAMGAAMGMGVGARQASGPWGPVPQAATGAPVAPPPLPGRQAETVWHIALDGQPQGPYGRGHLGRLAGEGQFTRDTLVWTPGQDGWQKADDVAELAQLFTTMPPPLPPQS from the coding sequence ATGGGTATTCTGGACATTCTTGGCGGAGAGTTCATCGAAATCATCGAATGGACGGACGATACCCGCAACACGATGGTCTATCGCTTTCCCACCGTCGGCAAGGCCATCAAATACGGCGCCAAGCTGACCGTGCGCGAAGGTCAGGCGGCGGTGTTCGTGCATGAAGGGCAGCTGGCCGATGTCTTTGGCCCCGGCCTCTACCTGCTGGAAACCAATAACCTTCCTATCCTGACACGGCTGCAGCACTGGGATCACGGCTTCCGCTCTCCCTTCAAATCCGAGATCTATTTCGTCAACACCACCCGCTTCAACGATCTGAAATGGGGCACGAAAAACCCGGTCATGGCGCGGGATCCGGAATTCGGCCCGGTGCGTTTGCGCGCCTTTGGCACCTATTCGATGCGGGTCACCGATCCGGCCCGCTTCATGGCCGAGATCGTTGGCACCGATGGCGATTTCACCACGGACGAAATCACGTTTCAGATCCGCAACGTGATCGTGCAGGAATTTTCGCGCATGATCGCCAGTTCGGGTATTCCGGTGCTGGATATGGCCGCCAATACCGACGAGTTGGGCAAGCTGGTCGCCCGCGCCATCGCGCCGGTCGTCGGCGAATACGGCCTGACCCTGCCGGAATTCTATATCGAGAATATCAGCCTGCCCGAAGCGGTCGAGAAGGTCCTGGACAAGCGCACTTCGATGGGGATCATCGGCGATCTGGACCGGTTCGGCCAATATGCGGCAAGCGAGGCGATGCTGAATGCCAGCCAGAATCAGGGCGGCGCCGGTGCGGGCATGGGGGCTGCGATGGGGGCCGCGATGGGCATGGGCGTCGGCGCGCGTCAGGCGTCGGGGCCATGGGGACCGGTTCCGCAGGCGGCCACGGGCGCGCCCGTGGCACCTCCACCCCTGCCGGGTCGGCAGGCCGAAACCGTCTGGCATATCGCGCTGGACGGTCAGCCGCAGGGGCCCTACGGGCGCGGCCATCTGGGCCGACTGGCGGGCGAGGGTCAGTTCACCCGCGACACGCTGGTCTGGACGCCCGGGCAGGATGGCTGGCAAAAGGCCGATGATGTGGCAGAGCTGGCCCAGCTTTTCACCACCATGCCGCCGCCCCTGCCGCCGCAGTCATAA
- a CDS encoding acetyl-CoA C-acetyltransferase, producing the protein MTEAYIYDAARTPRGKGRPDGSLHEVTSLALSARLLNAVKERNNLEGHAVEDVIWGNVTQVKEQGGCLARSAVLASDLDESIPGLAINRFCASGMEAVNLAANQIKGGAGQAYIAGGVEMMGRVAMGSDGAAIAVDPSLAMKTYFVPQGISADIIATEYGFTREEADALAVESQNRAAKAWEEGRFDKSIVPVLDQNGLVILDRDEYMRPGTSVEDLGKLKASFKDMGEVMPGFDKVAMLKYPHLDHINHIHHAGNSSGIVDGAAAVLIGNKEFGEAHGLKPRARIRATAKIGTDPTIMLTGPVPVTEKILSDSGMSISDIDLFEVNEAFASVVLRFMQAFQVDPGKVNVNGGSIAMGHPLGATGAIIIGTLLDELERQDKNVGLATLCIASGMGAATIIERV; encoded by the coding sequence ATGACCGAAGCTTATATCTATGACGCCGCCCGCACGCCGCGCGGCAAGGGTCGCCCGGATGGCAGCCTGCACGAAGTCACCTCGCTGGCGCTGTCCGCCCGCCTGCTGAATGCCGTCAAGGAACGGAACAATCTGGAAGGCCATGCCGTCGAGGATGTGATCTGGGGCAATGTCACCCAGGTCAAGGAACAGGGCGGATGTCTGGCGCGCAGCGCGGTGCTGGCCAGCGATCTGGACGAATCGATCCCCGGTCTGGCAATCAACCGCTTCTGCGCCTCTGGCATGGAAGCCGTGAATCTGGCTGCCAACCAAATCAAGGGCGGCGCCGGTCAGGCCTATATTGCGGGCGGGGTCGAGATGATGGGCCGCGTCGCCATGGGCAGCGATGGTGCGGCGATTGCCGTCGATCCCAGCCTGGCGATGAAAACCTATTTCGTGCCGCAGGGCATCAGCGCCGATATCATCGCGACCGAATACGGCTTTACCCGGGAAGAGGCCGACGCGCTGGCCGTTGAATCCCAGAACCGCGCCGCCAAGGCATGGGAAGAGGGTCGCTTCGACAAATCCATCGTGCCGGTTCTGGATCAGAACGGCCTCGTCATTCTGGACCGCGACGAATACATGCGTCCCGGCACCAGCGTCGAGGATCTGGGCAAGCTGAAAGCCAGCTTCAAGGATATGGGCGAGGTCATGCCCGGCTTCGACAAGGTGGCGATGCTGAAATATCCGCATCTGGATCACATCAACCACATCCACCATGCGGGCAACAGCTCGGGCATCGTAGATGGCGCCGCCGCCGTGCTGATCGGCAACAAGGAATTCGGCGAAGCCCATGGCCTGAAACCGCGCGCCCGCATCCGCGCCACCGCCAAGATCGGCACCGACCCCACGATCATGCTGACCGGCCCGGTGCCCGTCACCGAAAAGATCCTGTCGGACAGCGGCATGTCGATCAGCGATATCGACCTCTTCGAGGTGAACGAGGCTTTTGCCAGCGTCGTTCTGCGCTTCATGCAGGCGTTCCAGGTCGATCCGGGCAAGGTCAACGTGAACGGCGGCTCGATCGCGATGGGCCACCCACTGGGCGCGACGGGCGCCATCATCATCGGCACCCTGCTGGATGAGTTAGAGCGTCAGGACAAGAATGTGGGTCTGGCCACCCTTTGCATCGCATCCGGCATGGGCGCGGCAACCATCATCGAGCGCGTGTAA
- a CDS encoding MFS transporter → MEISASSPENALIRRDPRAVALLLAATLTVMAAATISPALPGLQQQFPATDSNAFLIRLLVPAPSIAVVLTAAICGRIADRRGRRRMLLAGVVLYALAGSLGALLTDLHMLLASRLILGIALATIMTAQSALMGDYFTGDRLQALSGAQVSARNLGGLLFITLAGFLAMISPRLPFAIYALPALLLPFFWRVIVEVQRSHGTSTAPLPEPQGWRLRVRLLALGQVAVTVVFFTMPTQLPFYLEFRGYPSPAMTGAALGMMMLAGGIAGLRYSAICGRIGHARVWAVAFGLMAAGFAALAGASGFATVLAGAASIGAGYALAIPGLISLSLAATPAHRRGWTGARLTIAAFLGQFLSPFASMPALVQWGWQACAGGLALALSGAALLALLLKPRTMAAPTGT, encoded by the coding sequence ATGGAAATTTCAGCTTCTTCACCAGAAAACGCACTGATCCGGCGCGATCCGCGCGCCGTCGCGCTGCTGCTGGCGGCAACGCTGACCGTCATGGCGGCGGCCACGATCAGCCCGGCGCTGCCCGGGTTGCAGCAGCAGTTTCCGGCCACCGACAGCAATGCCTTTCTGATCCGGCTGCTGGTGCCTGCGCCGTCCATTGCCGTGGTGCTGACCGCCGCGATCTGCGGTCGCATCGCGGATCGACGGGGTCGGCGGCGGATGCTGCTGGCGGGGGTCGTGCTTTATGCGCTGGCGGGCAGTCTGGGGGCGCTGCTGACGGATCTGCACATGCTGCTGGCCAGCAGGCTGATCCTGGGCATCGCGCTGGCCACGATCATGACCGCGCAATCCGCGCTGATGGGCGATTATTTCACCGGCGACCGGCTGCAGGCCCTGTCGGGGGCGCAGGTCTCGGCCCGGAATCTGGGTGGGCTGCTGTTCATCACGCTGGCCGGGTTTCTGGCCATGATCTCTCCCCGCCTGCCCTTTGCGATCTACGCGCTTCCGGCGCTTCTGCTGCCCTTCTTCTGGCGCGTGATCGTGGAGGTCCAGCGCAGCCACGGCACCTCGACCGCCCCCCTGCCCGAGCCGCAGGGCTGGCGACTGCGGGTGCGGCTGCTGGCGCTTGGGCAGGTTGCGGTGACGGTGGTGTTTTTCACCATGCCGACGCAATTGCCCTTTTATCTGGAGTTTCGCGGATATCCGTCCCCGGCCATGACCGGCGCCGCATTGGGCATGATGATGCTGGCGGGGGGCATTGCCGGGCTGCGCTACAGCGCCATCTGCGGCCGGATCGGCCATGCCCGTGTCTGGGCGGTGGCGTTCGGGCTGATGGCGGCGGGCTTTGCCGCGTTGGCCGGGGCTTCGGGATTTGCAACGGTGCTGGCCGGGGCCGCGTCCATCGGCGCGGGCTATGCGCTGGCCATTCCCGGCTTAATTTCGCTGTCGCTGGCGGCCACGCCCGCGCATCGGCGCGGCTGGACCGGTGCGCGGCTGACCATCGCGGCCTTTCTGGGGCAGTTCCTGTCGCCCTTTGCCAGCATGCCCGCGCTTGTCCAGTGGGGCTGGCAGGCATGCGCCGGCGGGCTGGCCTTGGCGCTGAGTGGCGCGGCCCTTCTGGCGCTGCTGCTGAAACCCCGGACCATGGCCGCGCCCACCGGCACATAA
- a CDS encoding 3-hydroxyacyl-CoA dehydrogenase NAD-binding domain-containing protein — protein sequence MTDFTMTKDADGVAIITWDVPGKSMNVLSMEGATALGSLIDDALADEAVKGIVITSGKKDFAAGMDLNVIADMKQGGAQGVFDGVMGLHHLLRKIELAGMDPKTKKGGKPIAAALPGTALGIGLELPLSTHRIFAADNPKAKIGLPEIMVGIFPGAGGTTRLTRKLGAMTAAPFLLEGKLSDPAKAKSAGLIDEVVEDPLAAAKDWVLNASEADLVKPWDAKGYKMPGGEPFHPAGFMTFVGASAMVHGKTMGVYPAAKALLSAVYEGAMVPFDQALKIEARWFTNVIMNPSSGAMIRSLFINKEALEKGANRPDQPDQSVKKVGILGAGMMGAGIAYVSAMAGIEVVLIDAQQASADKGKAYSEGLLDKAISRKKSTEEKKAEVLGRITATTDYDKLQGCDLIVEAVFEDPKVKAEVTAKAEAVIPEDAIFATNTSTLPISDLARASARPGQFIGIHFFSPVDKMLLVEIIKGRETGPRAVAKALDFARQIKKTPIVVNDARFFYANRCIIPYINEGIRMVGEGVNPTLIENAAKMMGMPLGPLQLVDETSIDLGVKIAKATKAAMGDAYPDAAVDELLFKLYDEGRLGRKSNAGFYDYDEKGKRQGFWDGLEANWPESDEQPDLTEVQHRLMFAQTLEAVRALEEGVLEDIREGDVGAILGWGFAPWSGGPFSWLDMLGAPRAVEICDALTEAHGARFATPALLREMAQKGQTFYGRFGQQAKAA from the coding sequence ATGACCGATTTTACCATGACAAAAGACGCCGACGGCGTCGCCATCATCACCTGGGACGTGCCGGGCAAGTCGATGAACGTGCTGTCGATGGAAGGCGCGACGGCGCTGGGCAGCCTGATCGATGACGCTCTGGCCGATGAGGCCGTCAAGGGCATCGTCATCACCAGCGGCAAGAAGGATTTCGCCGCAGGGATGGACCTGAACGTCATCGCCGATATGAAACAGGGCGGTGCGCAGGGCGTCTTTGACGGCGTGATGGGCCTGCACCATCTGCTGCGCAAGATCGAACTGGCCGGGATGGACCCCAAGACCAAGAAGGGCGGCAAGCCCATCGCCGCCGCCCTGCCCGGCACCGCGCTTGGCATCGGGCTGGAACTGCCGCTCTCCACGCATCGCATCTTTGCCGCCGACAACCCCAAGGCCAAGATCGGCCTGCCGGAAATCATGGTCGGGATCTTCCCCGGCGCGGGCGGCACCACCCGCCTGACCCGCAAGCTGGGCGCGATGACGGCGGCCCCCTTCCTGCTGGAAGGCAAGCTGTCCGACCCCGCGAAGGCCAAATCCGCCGGTCTGATCGACGAGGTGGTCGAGGATCCGCTGGCCGCCGCGAAGGACTGGGTGCTGAACGCGTCCGAGGCCGATCTGGTCAAGCCCTGGGATGCCAAGGGCTACAAGATGCCCGGCGGCGAACCCTTCCATCCGGCCGGCTTCATGACCTTTGTCGGTGCCAGCGCGATGGTGCATGGCAAGACCATGGGCGTCTATCCCGCCGCCAAGGCGCTGCTCAGTGCGGTTTATGAAGGCGCGATGGTGCCCTTTGATCAGGCGCTGAAGATCGAGGCGCGCTGGTTCACCAATGTCATCATGAACCCGTCCTCGGGCGCGATGATCCGCAGCCTCTTCATCAACAAGGAAGCGCTGGAAAAAGGCGCGAACCGTCCCGATCAGCCCGATCAGTCGGTGAAGAAGGTCGGCATTTTGGGCGCGGGCATGATGGGTGCGGGCATTGCCTATGTCAGCGCCATGGCCGGGATCGAGGTCGTGCTGATCGACGCGCAGCAGGCCTCGGCCGACAAGGGCAAGGCCTATTCCGAAGGCCTGCTGGACAAAGCCATCAGCCGCAAGAAATCGACCGAAGAGAAAAAGGCCGAGGTTCTGGGCCGCATCACCGCCACCACCGATTACGACAAGCTGCAGGGCTGCGATCTGATCGTGGAAGCCGTGTTCGAGGATCCGAAGGTCAAGGCCGAGGTGACCGCCAAGGCCGAAGCCGTGATCCCCGAGGATGCGATCTTTGCCACCAATACCTCGACCCTGCCGATCAGCGATCTGGCCCGCGCCAGCGCACGGCCCGGGCAGTTCATCGGCATCCACTTCTTCAGCCCGGTGGACAAGATGCTGCTGGTCGAGATCATCAAGGGCCGCGAAACCGGCCCGCGCGCCGTCGCCAAGGCGCTGGATTTCGCGCGCCAGATCAAGAAGACGCCCATTGTCGTCAATGATGCGCGCTTCTTCTATGCGAACCGCTGCATCATCCCCTATATCAACGAGGGCATCCGCATGGTCGGCGAGGGGGTGAACCCGACGCTGATCGAAAATGCCGCCAAGATGATGGGGATGCCTCTGGGTCCGCTGCAACTGGTCGATGAAACCTCGATCGATCTGGGCGTGAAGATCGCCAAGGCGACCAAGGCGGCGATGGGCGATGCCTATCCCGACGCGGCCGTCGATGAGCTGCTGTTCAAGCTCTATGACGAGGGCCGTCTGGGCCGCAAATCCAATGCCGGCTTCTATGACTATGACGAGAAGGGCAAGCGTCAGGGCTTCTGGGACGGTCTGGAAGCGAACTGGCCGGAATCGGACGAGCAGCCCGACCTGACCGAGGTGCAGCACCGCCTGATGTTCGCCCAGACTCTGGAAGCGGTGCGCGCGCTGGAGGAAGGCGTGCTGGAGGATATCCGTGAAGGCGATGTCGGCGCGATCCTGGGCTGGGGCTTTGCGCCCTGGTCGGGCGGTCCGTTCAGCTGGCTTGATATGCTGGGCGCGCCCCGCGCGGTCGAGATCTGCGACGCGTTGACCGAGGCCCATGGCGCGCGTTTCGCAACCCCGGCCCTGCTGCGTGAGATGGCCCAGAAAGGTCAGACCTTCTATGGCCGCTTTGGCCAGCAGGCCAAGGCCGCCTGA